The window GGACCTGCTCGTGCACCGGCCGGACATGCCGTTCCTGCCCGGTGACGCGGGCGGGCTGCCGCTGCTGGGCCTGGGGTTGTGGGAGGCGCCGGTGGCGGCGGCCGTGGTGGAGGGCGCGCTGGTGCTGGCGGGCACGGTCCTGTACGCCCGGCGCACGCTCCGGGACCAGCCGGACCGCGTCCGGGCACGGCTCTACAGCGCGGGTGTGGGGCTGCTGCTGGTGGGTTCCTTCGTGTTCGACCTCCTCGCGTCCTGACGTTTCCGTCTCCCCTCGTCGGCGTGCTCCCGGTGAGCAACACCTGGCTTCGGGCGGTGTTACGGCCCTGCCCGGCATGGGCCAAGCTGGTGGGGACGACCGCGCGCCGTCCGCGCGCGGCGCCCGACCCGTTGTGGAGCCCCTGATGCCCAAGAAGGCCGCGTCGAAGATCGGTGGTCTGGTGACCGCCGTGGTCGGCGTCCTCGCCGTCGCCGCGTTCGTGCTGTACCAGCTGGGAGTGATCGAACCGGACCCAGAGCGCACCGCCGAGCCCCGGGACGACGGTTCGTCCGTGCCCGGGGACGGCGGCGCCTCCTCGTCGGTGGAGCAGGCCCGGCAGTGGATGGAGGAGTTGCGGGTGGAGGAGGAGAGCGACCCGCCGGGGTACGACCGGGCGCTCTTCCCCCACTGGGACAGCGGTGTGCAGGACAACTGCACCACCCGTCAGGTGGTCCTGCTGCGCGACGGCGAGGACGTGCGGGTCGACGACGACTGCCAGCCGGTGTCGGGGTCCTGGTACAGCCCCTATGACGGGGAGACCCTGACCGAGGCGGAGGACCTGGACATCGACCACATGGTGGCCCTGAAGGAGGGCTGGCGCTCGGGCGCCCACGAGTGGACGACCGAGGAGCGCGGACGCTTCG is drawn from Nocardiopsis dassonvillei subsp. dassonvillei DSM 43111 and contains these coding sequences:
- a CDS encoding HNH endonuclease family protein gives rise to the protein MPKKAASKIGGLVTAVVGVLAVAAFVLYQLGVIEPDPERTAEPRDDGSSVPGDGGASSSVEQARQWMEELRVEEESDPPGYDRALFPHWDSGVQDNCTTRQVVLLRDGEDVRVDDDCQPVSGSWYSPYDGETLTEAEDLDIDHMVALKEGWRSGAHEWTTEERGRFANDLDSSQLWAVSASTNRSKGDSDPADWLPPLESSHCDYVVSWIEVKHVWDLTVDPDEEAALREVLSGC